From a region of the Thiorhodovibrio winogradskyi genome:
- a CDS encoding helix-turn-helix domain-containing protein gives MPADNPRLQLAQAFVRDTNRSIFLTGKAGTGKTTFLHSLKAELPKRMVVTAPTGVAAINAGGVTLHSFFQLPFGPFVPGSEARRQAGERRFSRQKRDIIASLDLLIIDEISMVRADLLDAVDFMLRRERASDAPFGGVQLLMIGDLHQLAPVVPDQDWAMLREHYATGYFFSSRALAALDLVPIELTRIYRQSDTDFIDLLNAVRDNQLDESSLARLNARYQPGFKPSESDGYITLTTHNRAADHINDTRLRALAGKPRQFEAEIEDDYPAHSYPTAATLTLKQGAQVMFVRNDSGEDKRYFNGKIGTVTHLGRERIRVRCPGDEADIEVEPATWENIRYSIAPETKAITEEVIGKFTQYPLRLAWAITIHKSQGLTFERAIIDAAAAFSHGQVYVGLSRCKTLEGLVLSAPIPRHAVKTDQRVCHYVDAATRQAPTPEQLKAARIDYQQRLLRECWDFDLLGAQLRRLLGLLRGNYRVIDLRAPGDVEPIVTMNALEQQTSAEVIIVSTKFRRELHARFCADRMPEDDPELQERLRKASIYFSEKLAEGLSPWLVAFEFETDSKALRKTLGQAVDELRKLLAIKTAGITSCREGFSANAYLAAVAKAKIDEPPGGSRPKKGSGARPDQGKDDALLAALRRWRAEKEAEEERKGETRYRILTRAVLREIAATLPGSLDALAAIRGIGARTAERYGAEILQLVAQHPAPSEPPEQRKKKAQDGDTRLISYRLHQEGISIADIATQRSLKPTTIESHLAYYIGTGKLTVTDFVSEDKLARIVAVFTETGTERLTPAKEKLGDDVSYGELRMVQAHLRRHPHGR, from the coding sequence ATGCCAGCGGACAACCCGCGATTACAACTCGCCCAAGCTTTCGTGCGCGACACCAACCGCAGCATTTTCCTGACCGGGAAGGCGGGCACGGGCAAGACTACCTTTCTGCACAGCCTGAAGGCCGAGTTGCCCAAGCGCATGGTGGTGACGGCACCGACCGGGGTGGCGGCCATTAATGCCGGGGGCGTGACCCTGCATTCCTTCTTTCAGCTGCCCTTTGGTCCCTTCGTGCCCGGCAGCGAGGCGCGGCGCCAGGCGGGGGAGCGGCGCTTCAGTCGCCAGAAGCGCGACATCATCGCCAGCCTGGATTTGTTGATTATCGACGAGATCAGCATGGTGCGCGCCGATCTGCTCGACGCGGTCGACTTCATGCTGCGCCGCGAGCGCGCGAGCGATGCGCCCTTTGGTGGCGTGCAATTGCTCATGATTGGCGATCTGCATCAACTCGCGCCCGTGGTGCCGGATCAAGATTGGGCGATGCTGCGTGAGCACTATGCGACCGGGTATTTTTTTAGCAGCCGCGCGCTGGCGGCCTTGGATCTGGTGCCCATTGAGCTGACGCGGATCTATCGCCAGTCGGATACTGACTTTATCGACTTGCTCAACGCGGTGCGCGACAACCAGCTTGATGAAAGCTCGCTCGCGCGGCTCAATGCCCGTTACCAGCCCGGCTTCAAACCTTCTGAGTCGGATGGTTATATTACCCTGACCACCCATAACCGCGCCGCCGACCACATCAACGACACCCGCCTGCGGGCGCTGGCCGGCAAGCCACGCCAGTTCGAGGCCGAGATCGAGGACGACTACCCGGCGCACAGCTATCCGACCGCCGCCACACTGACCCTCAAGCAGGGCGCGCAGGTGATGTTCGTGCGCAACGACAGCGGCGAGGACAAGCGTTATTTCAATGGCAAGATCGGCACCGTCACCCACCTTGGGCGCGAGCGCATCCGGGTGCGCTGCCCTGGAGACGAGGCTGACATCGAGGTCGAGCCCGCCACCTGGGAGAACATCCGCTACAGCATCGCCCCGGAGACCAAGGCCATCACCGAGGAGGTGATCGGCAAGTTCACCCAATATCCGCTGCGACTGGCCTGGGCGATTACCATTCACAAAAGCCAGGGGCTCACCTTCGAGCGCGCCATTATCGACGCCGCCGCCGCTTTCTCCCACGGCCAGGTCTATGTGGGCCTGAGCCGTTGCAAGACGCTCGAGGGCCTGGTGCTGAGCGCTCCCATCCCGCGTCATGCGGTCAAGACCGACCAGCGCGTCTGCCACTATGTCGACGCGGCCACCCGGCAAGCGCCCACCCCGGAGCAGCTCAAGGCCGCACGCATCGACTACCAGCAGCGACTGCTGCGCGAATGCTGGGATTTCGACCTGCTTGGTGCCCAGCTGCGCAGGCTACTCGGCCTGCTGCGCGGCAATTATCGAGTGATCGATTTGCGTGCTCCGGGCGACGTCGAGCCTATTGTGACCATGAACGCGCTGGAGCAACAAACCAGCGCGGAAGTCATCATCGTCAGCACCAAATTCCGCCGCGAGTTGCACGCCCGCTTTTGCGCGGACCGAATGCCCGAGGATGATCCGGAGTTGCAGGAACGGTTGCGCAAGGCTTCCATCTACTTCTCCGAAAAGCTCGCCGAGGGACTCAGTCCCTGGCTCGTCGCTTTCGAATTTGAGACCGACAGCAAGGCACTGCGCAAAACCCTCGGTCAGGCCGTCGATGAGCTGCGCAAGCTGCTCGCGATCAAAACCGCCGGCATCACGAGCTGCCGGGAGGGATTCTCGGCCAACGCCTATCTAGCAGCGGTGGCCAAGGCAAAGATCGACGAGCCGCCTGGTGGATCGCGGCCCAAAAAAGGCTCGGGCGCGCGACCTGATCAAGGCAAGGATGACGCCCTGCTCGCAGCCCTGCGCCGCTGGCGCGCCGAGAAAGAAGCCGAAGAAGAACGCAAGGGAGAAACCCGCTATCGGATTCTGACCCGCGCCGTGCTGCGAGAGATCGCCGCCACCCTGCCGGGCAGCCTGGATGCCCTGGCCGCCATCCGAGGCATCGGCGCGCGCACCGCCGAGCGCTATGGCGCGGAGATTCTTCAGCTTGTCGCTCAGCATCCGGCTCCGTCAGAGCCGCCGGAACAGCGCAAGAAAAAAGCCCAGGATGGCGACACCCGCCTGATCAGCTATCGCCTGCACCAAGAAGGTATCAGCATCGCTGACATCGCCACCCAGCGATCATTAAAGCCCACCACCATCGAAAGCCATTTGGCTTATTACATCGGCACTGGCAAGCTCACCGTCACCGACTTTGTCAGCGAGGACAAACTCGCGCGCATCGTCGCTGTATTTACCGAGACGGGAACCGAAAGGCTCACGCCGGCCAAGGAGAAGCTTGGCGACGATGTATCTTACGGCGAACTGAGGATGGTCCAGGCTCATCTGAGGCGCCATCCGCATGGGCGCTAG
- the mtgA gene encoding monofunctional biosynthetic peptidoglycan transglycosylase: MKSTSLFSRLARGLALLIACLLLLSILAVGALRWVNPPTSAFMLQHWFAASLAKGEPPGFELHYEWTDWDAIAPSLKLAVMAAEDQRYPNHRGFDLIELQAAWKRFRQGGRLRGASTISQQTAKNLFLWGGRDYVRKVLEVWFTLLLETLLSKERILELYLNIAQFSADTYGVGAASWRYFDRPAAVISPDQAARMAAVLPNPRMYRLDQPSNKVRQRTRWIRQQMRQLGGEGYLRRLNP, encoded by the coding sequence ATGAAAAGCACCTCCCTTTTCAGCCGCCTGGCGCGCGGGCTGGCGTTGCTGATCGCTTGCCTGCTGCTGCTCTCTATCCTGGCGGTCGGGGCCCTGCGTTGGGTTAATCCGCCCACCTCGGCCTTTATGCTGCAACATTGGTTTGCGGCGAGCCTGGCTAAGGGCGAGCCGCCCGGGTTTGAGCTGCATTATGAGTGGACCGATTGGGATGCCATCGCCCCGTCGCTCAAACTCGCGGTGATGGCGGCGGAGGACCAGCGCTATCCAAACCATCGCGGCTTCGACCTGATCGAACTCCAGGCCGCCTGGAAACGCTTTCGCCAAGGCGGGCGCCTGCGTGGTGCCAGCACCATCAGCCAGCAGACAGCCAAGAATCTGTTTTTGTGGGGCGGTCGGGATTATGTTCGCAAGGTGCTTGAGGTCTGGTTCACCCTGCTGTTGGAAACGCTGTTATCCAAAGAACGTATTCTGGAGCTCTACCTGAACATCGCCCAATTCAGCGCCGACACCTATGGCGTCGGTGCCGCGAGTTGGCGCTATTTTGACCGCCCGGCCGCGGTCATCAGCCCCGACCAGGCTGCGCGCATGGCCGCCGTTCTGCCCAACCCGCGAATGTATCGGCTCGATCAGCCATCAAACAAAGTGCGACAGCGCACGCGCTGGATCCGCCAGCAAATGCGCCAGCTTGGTGGCGAAGGCTACCTGCGTCGGCTCAATCCTTGA
- a CDS encoding AAA family ATPase, translating into MTATQTPRASAPASQAAAVAATAPAAAPAAAVAKTAAAFAELRTQLSARIVGQEALIERLLIALLASGHLLVEGAPGLAKTSAIQALAARIEGNFQRVQFTPDLLPGDLTGTDIYRPETGEFQFQPGPLFHNLVLADEVNRAPAKVQSALLEAMGERQITVGGRTYRLAEPFLVMATQNPIEQEGTYPLPEAQLDRFLMHVRVDYPDPRAERQILAIARAEMRGRAHGEPPPATLVSQAQVLAARDQAMDLHMAENLEEYLVQLVLATRDPAPYDSDLARLVDYGASPRATIALDRCARARAWLRGADFVTPEDIHAVVFDVMRHRVLMSYAAEAEGMTVDRFVAELIKRVPLI; encoded by the coding sequence ATGACAGCGACTCAAACACCAAGGGCCAGCGCTCCGGCATCCCAAGCCGCCGCTGTGGCTGCAACGGCGCCAGCAGCAGCACCGGCGGCGGCCGTGGCCAAGACCGCCGCCGCCTTCGCCGAACTGCGCACCCAACTCTCCGCGCGCATCGTCGGACAAGAGGCGCTGATCGAGCGACTGCTAATCGCCTTGCTCGCCTCCGGGCATCTACTGGTGGAGGGCGCGCCTGGTCTGGCCAAGACATCGGCCATTCAGGCGCTGGCCGCGCGCATTGAGGGCAATTTTCAACGCGTGCAGTTCACCCCCGATCTGCTCCCGGGCGATCTCACCGGCACTGACATCTACCGTCCGGAAACCGGCGAGTTTCAGTTCCAGCCCGGGCCGCTGTTTCACAACCTGGTGCTGGCCGATGAAGTCAACCGCGCACCGGCCAAGGTGCAGTCGGCCCTGCTTGAGGCCATGGGCGAGCGCCAGATCACCGTCGGCGGGCGCACCTATCGCCTGGCCGAACCTTTTCTGGTCATGGCGACCCAAAACCCCATCGAGCAGGAAGGCACCTATCCGCTGCCCGAGGCGCAGCTGGATCGCTTTCTGATGCATGTGCGGGTGGATTACCCGGACCCGCGTGCCGAGCGCCAGATTCTAGCCATCGCCCGCGCCGAAATGCGCGGGCGCGCCCATGGCGAACCGCCACCGGCGACCCTGGTCAGCCAGGCGCAGGTGTTGGCCGCGCGCGATCAGGCCATGGATCTGCACATGGCTGAGAACCTGGAAGAGTATCTGGTGCAACTGGTGCTGGCCACCCGCGACCCCGCCCCCTACGACAGCGACCTGGCGCGCCTGGTGGACTATGGTGCCAGCCCGCGCGCCACCATCGCGCTGGATCGCTGCGCCCGCGCCCGCGCCTGGCTGCGCGGGGCCGATTTTGTCACGCCCGAGGACATACACGCCGTGGTCTTCGATGTGATGCGCCACCGGGTGCTGATGAGCTACGCCGCCGAAGCCGAGGGCATGACCGTGGATCGCTTCGTGGCGGAACTGATCAAGCGTGTGCCTTTGATTTGA
- a CDS encoding DUF58 domain-containing protein — translation MTTIAPDADWRVDAGDLIAQRALASRLSQQPRHRTRSVLTGQHRSRLRGRGMDYRESRHYQAGDDIRNMDWRITARAGHAHVKVFDEERERPVMVVADFGPSMFFASRGAFKSVMAARLAALIGWAAVQHGDRIGAFLVPTLQRGNPPQHGGPIELQPSGGRRGQMRLIRALVATGDPEPGLAASADAGNLNLALARLRQVIRPGTLVWLLSDFAGADDETERHLSQLARHNSLLAIEILDALELAPPPPGRYRISDGRRGGLLDTLSGRRRADYQQALEAHRAQARAHIERRGIPCERCLTQDDPALVLGRALSLAARRPPVRQPRGLTQSGAMP, via the coding sequence ATGACAACAATCGCCCCCGATGCCGACTGGCGTGTCGATGCCGGCGATCTGATCGCCCAGCGCGCACTGGCGAGCCGCCTGAGCCAGCAGCCCCGGCATCGCACCCGCTCCGTTCTTACCGGCCAGCATCGCTCGCGCCTGCGCGGACGTGGCATGGACTATCGCGAATCGCGTCATTATCAGGCTGGCGATGACATTCGCAACATGGACTGGCGCATCACCGCCCGCGCTGGCCATGCTCATGTCAAGGTGTTTGACGAGGAGCGCGAGCGCCCGGTCATGGTGGTCGCCGACTTCGGCCCCAGCATGTTCTTCGCCAGTCGCGGCGCTTTCAAGTCGGTCATGGCCGCGCGCCTGGCGGCCCTCATCGGCTGGGCAGCGGTGCAGCACGGAGATCGCATCGGCGCTTTCCTGGTTCCCACGCTCCAGCGTGGGAACCCGCCTCAGCACGGCGGCCCGATCGAACTGCAACCCAGCGGTGGTCGGCGCGGTCAGATGCGACTGATTCGCGCCCTGGTCGCCACCGGCGATCCGGAGCCGGGACTGGCCGCCAGTGCCGATGCTGGCAACCTCAACCTGGCACTGGCACGCCTGCGCCAGGTGATACGCCCCGGCACCCTGGTCTGGCTGTTGTCGGACTTCGCCGGCGCCGATGACGAGACCGAACGTCATCTCAGCCAACTGGCCAGGCACAACAGCCTGCTGGCCATCGAGATTCTCGACGCCCTCGAACTGGCGCCTCCACCGCCAGGGCGTTACCGCATTAGCGACGGCCGGCGCGGCGGCTTGCTCGATACGCTAAGCGGGCGTCGGCGCGCGGATTATCAGCAAGCCTTGGAGGCCCATCGTGCCCAGGCGCGCGCCCACATCGAGCGCCGTGGCATCCCCTGTGAGCGCTGCCTGACCCAGGATGATCCGGCGCTCGTGCTCGGGCGCGCCCTATCCCTGGCGGCGCGACGCCCGCCAGTGCGCCAGCCGCGGGGCCTGACCCAAAGCGGGGCAATGCCATGA
- a CDS encoding DUF4381 domain-containing protein, producing the protein MKANPAQVATLDLRDIHEPAPPSPWPPAPGWWLLAALVLALLIWLGLLGWRAWRRQRLRQRVLRELAALPATDDCAALIAGVSALLKRVALRQFARDQVAELTGTAWLEFLDQTGGKGQFTQGPGQALKQGPYAPDPDCDAPALRALARTWLTKNL; encoded by the coding sequence ATGAAGGCCAATCCCGCCCAGGTCGCCACGCTTGATCTGCGCGACATCCACGAACCCGCGCCGCCATCCCCATGGCCGCCGGCACCGGGCTGGTGGCTGCTCGCGGCCTTGGTGCTGGCGCTGCTCATTTGGCTCGGCCTTTTGGGCTGGCGCGCCTGGCGACGCCAGCGCCTGCGCCAGCGGGTGCTGCGCGAACTGGCCGCGCTGCCAGCCACCGATGACTGCGCGGCACTGATCGCCGGCGTCTCGGCGCTGCTCAAGCGTGTCGCCCTGCGCCAGTTTGCCCGCGACCAGGTGGCTGAACTGACCGGCACGGCCTGGCTGGAGTTTCTCGATCAAACCGGTGGCAAGGGGCAATTCACCCAAGGTCCAGGACAGGCGCTGAAACAGGGCCCCTACGCCCCGGACCCCGACTGCGACGCCCCGGCACTGCGCGCCCTCGCCCGCACCTGGCTGACAAAAAACCTCTAA
- a CDS encoding vWA domain-containing protein has protein sequence MTFSFAHWWAFLALPLPLLAYLALPRAPALEGAALRVPFYALAMRGAATQGGRPAGLMLLVALLVWLLLVTAAARPQWIGEPLPLPVAGRDLMLAVDISGSMVEEDMVIGARVTDRLTAVKAVAGDFIERRVGDRIGLILFGQQAYPQAPLTFDRETVRTLLFESAIGLAGRETAMGDAIGLAVKRLRDQSVDERVLILLTDGANTAGAIAPDKAAELAADAGVRIHTIGIGADPRGPFGMSLGRNPLDERTLKVIAKQTGGRYFRARDLRELQSIYALLDELEPVETEEEGFRPVRELFAWPLGLALVLSALAATARLVGANVFPHAS, from the coding sequence ATGACCTTCAGCTTCGCCCACTGGTGGGCCTTTCTCGCCCTGCCGCTGCCCCTGCTGGCCTATCTGGCGCTGCCGCGCGCGCCAGCGCTGGAAGGCGCGGCGCTGCGCGTGCCCTTCTACGCACTGGCCATGCGCGGCGCCGCGACCCAGGGCGGTCGACCAGCCGGGCTGATGCTGTTAGTGGCGCTGCTGGTCTGGCTACTCTTGGTCACCGCCGCCGCGCGCCCGCAATGGATCGGCGAGCCCCTGCCGCTGCCGGTCGCCGGGCGCGACCTGATGCTCGCGGTGGACATCTCCGGCTCCATGGTGGAAGAGGACATGGTGATAGGCGCGCGGGTGACGGATCGCCTCACCGCGGTCAAGGCCGTGGCCGGGGACTTTATCGAACGTCGCGTGGGAGATCGCATCGGGCTGATTTTGTTCGGCCAGCAGGCTTATCCGCAGGCACCGCTCACTTTCGACCGCGAAACCGTGCGCACCCTGCTGTTTGAGTCCGCCATCGGCCTGGCTGGCCGCGAGACCGCCATGGGCGATGCCATCGGCCTCGCGGTCAAGCGACTGCGCGACCAGTCCGTCGACGAGCGAGTGCTGATCCTGCTCACCGATGGTGCCAACACCGCCGGTGCCATCGCGCCAGACAAAGCCGCCGAGCTGGCCGCCGATGCGGGCGTGCGCATCCATACCATCGGCATCGGCGCCGATCCGCGCGGTCCCTTTGGCATGTCGCTCGGGCGCAACCCGCTTGATGAGCGCACCCTCAAGGTCATTGCCAAGCAAACCGGCGGGCGCTATTTTCGCGCCCGCGACCTGCGCGAGTTGCAATCCATCTACGCCCTGCTCGATGAACTCGAGCCAGTGGAAACCGAGGAGGAAGGCTTTCGCCCGGTCAGGGAACTCTTCGCCTGGCCGCTCGGCCTGGCGCTGGTATTGAGCGCACTCGCCGCTACCGCGAGGCTTGTGGGGGCGAATGTATTCCCCCATGCCAGTTGA
- a CDS encoding Uma2 family endonuclease: MEAKRFHTIDDLMAWPSDERVELIDGEIIQRAMSRFEHGLAQSGLVEETIPLKRLGGPGGWWIVPEISVRYTEHHCPSHDLAGWRKERLPQRPSGVMTLAPDWVGEILSPGHERKDTVTHFLRLQRAGVPFYWIVSPEDRVLIAYALDAGCYRAIFTAEGPDETAAKVRIPPFETIEIDLGLVFGRL, from the coding sequence ATGGAAGCAAAACGCTTTCACACTATCGACGACCTAATGGCCTGGCCCAGCGACGAGCGCGTGGAGCTGATTGACGGCGAGATTATTCAGCGCGCGATGAGTCGTTTTGAGCATGGGCTGGCGCAGTCGGGATTGGTGGAAGAGACAATCCCCTTAAAGCGGCTCGGCGGCCCGGGCGGTTGGTGGATCGTCCCCGAGATCAGCGTGCGTTACACCGAACACCATTGCCCGAGCCACGACCTCGCTGGGTGGCGCAAAGAGCGGCTGCCGCAGCGCCCGTCTGGCGTCATGACCCTTGCGCCGGACTGGGTAGGCGAAATTCTCTCGCCGGGCCATGAGCGCAAGGACACCGTCACGCATTTCCTGCGCTTGCAGCGCGCTGGTGTGCCTTTCTATTGGATTGTGTCACCCGAAGATCGGGTACTGATCGCCTACGCTTTGGATGCGGGATGCTACCGTGCCATCTTCACCGCCGAAGGCCCGGACGAAACGGCGGCCAAGGTGCGCATCCCGCCGTTTGAGACGATTGAGATCGACTTGGGGCTGGTGTTCGGCCGCCTGTAA